One region of Azoarcus sp. CIB genomic DNA includes:
- the tpx gene encoding thiol peroxidase: protein MSTVTLGGNPIEVAGKFLQKGDTAPPLSLVGADLKDVTLADHAGKRKVLNIVPSLDTPTCATSTRKFNAEAGKLDNTVVLIVSADLPFASKRFCVAEGLENVVTLSTMRGRNFMKDYGVEIASGPLAGVTARAVVVLDANDKVLYSQLVGEIKDEPDYAAALAALK, encoded by the coding sequence ATGAGTACCGTGACCCTGGGTGGCAACCCGATCGAAGTCGCCGGCAAATTCCTGCAGAAGGGCGACACCGCCCCGCCGCTGTCGCTGGTCGGCGCGGACCTCAAGGACGTGACGCTCGCCGACCATGCCGGCAAGCGCAAGGTCCTCAACATCGTCCCCAGCCTCGACACCCCCACCTGCGCGACCTCGACGCGCAAGTTCAACGCCGAAGCCGGCAAGCTCGACAACACCGTCGTGCTGATCGTCTCCGCCGACCTGCCTTTCGCGTCGAAGCGCTTCTGCGTCGCCGAAGGGTTGGAGAACGTCGTCACGCTGTCGACGATGCGCGGGCGCAACTTCATGAAGGACTACGGCGTCGAGATCGCCTCCGGCCCGCTCGCGGGCGTCACCGCCCGTGCCGTTGTCGTGCTCGATGCCAATGACAAGGTGCTGTACTCGCAGCTCGTCGGCGAGATCAAGGACGAACCGGACTACGCGGCGGCACTCGCGGCGCTGAAGTAG
- a CDS encoding formate dehydrogenase subunit gamma: MSTILGRRSGFGLLLALVVWLFMLGSGSAQAQADPAAAQVERQQAQPLNNAPMWREVRSGEAHFTTVRGPETGVLIQTEGQVWRQWRNGPMTFWGGVLLLVVPTAIGLFFAVKGAVKLHGAPTGRRMQRFNRFERFVHWGTAGSFVVLGLTGVCILFGKHFIEPVFGNAVLGGLLWAGKTVHNYLGPVFGVFTLVMILAFLRDNVWQAIDSVWIRKAGGIASGEHVPSGRFNFGEKTWFWIGVTFLGLIVAGSGLVMDFPNFGQTRATMQLANIIHGVGAILLIALSLGHIYMGTIGVEGAYQSMKTGYVDETWAKEHHEHWYDEVKAGRSGHP, translated from the coding sequence ATGAGCACAATCCTCGGACGGCGCAGCGGCTTCGGGCTGCTGCTGGCGCTGGTGGTGTGGCTGTTCATGCTGGGCAGCGGGTCGGCGCAGGCGCAGGCCGATCCGGCCGCAGCACAGGTCGAGCGCCAGCAGGCGCAGCCGCTCAACAACGCCCCGATGTGGCGCGAGGTGCGTTCCGGCGAGGCGCACTTCACCACCGTGCGCGGCCCCGAAACCGGCGTGCTGATCCAGACCGAAGGCCAGGTGTGGCGCCAGTGGCGCAACGGTCCCATGACCTTCTGGGGCGGCGTGCTGCTGCTGGTCGTGCCCACCGCGATCGGGCTGTTCTTCGCGGTCAAGGGCGCGGTCAAGCTGCACGGCGCGCCGACCGGGCGCAGGATGCAGCGCTTCAACCGGTTCGAGCGCTTCGTGCATTGGGGCACCGCCGGCAGCTTCGTCGTGCTGGGCCTCACCGGCGTGTGCATCCTGTTCGGCAAGCACTTCATCGAGCCGGTGTTCGGCAACGCGGTGCTCGGCGGGCTGCTGTGGGCGGGCAAGACCGTGCATAACTACCTCGGCCCGGTGTTCGGCGTGTTCACGTTGGTGATGATCCTCGCCTTCCTGCGCGACAACGTGTGGCAGGCGATCGACAGCGTGTGGATCCGCAAGGCCGGCGGCATCGCCAGCGGCGAGCACGTGCCCTCGGGGCGCTTCAACTTCGGCGAAAAGACCTGGTTCTGGATCGGCGTGACCTTCCTCGGCCTGATCGTCGCAGGTTCCGGCCTGGTGATGGATTTCCCCAACTTCGGCCAGACGCGCGCGACGATGCAGCTCGCGAACATCATCCATGGCGTCGGCGCGATCCTCCTGATCGCCCTGTCGCTGGGCCACATCTACATGGGCACGATAGGCGTCGAAGGCGCGTACCAGTCGATGAAGACCGGCTACGTGGACGAGACCTGGGCCAAGGAGCATCACGAGCACTGGTACGACGAGGTCAAGGCCGGCCGTTCGGGCCATCCCTGA
- the fdh3B gene encoding formate dehydrogenase FDH3 subunit beta: MARMKFLCDAERCIECNGCVTACKNEHEVPWGVNRRRVVTINDGVPGERSMSVACMHCADAPCIAVCPTNVIYQTEEGVVLHDKDGCIGCGYCFYACPFGAPQFPNGPAAFGARGKMDKCTFCAGGPEENGSQAEFDKYGRNRLAEGKLPLCAEMCSTKALLAGDATEISDIFRDRVLRRGKGVEAWGWMTAYGKEKEGAK, from the coding sequence ATGGCACGCATGAAATTCCTGTGTGACGCCGAGCGCTGCATCGAGTGCAACGGCTGCGTCACCGCCTGCAAGAACGAGCACGAGGTGCCGTGGGGCGTAAACCGCCGACGCGTCGTCACGATCAACGACGGGGTGCCGGGCGAGCGCTCGATGTCGGTCGCCTGCATGCATTGCGCCGATGCGCCGTGCATCGCGGTATGCCCGACCAACGTGATCTACCAGACCGAGGAAGGCGTCGTCCTGCATGACAAGGACGGCTGCATCGGCTGCGGCTACTGCTTCTACGCCTGTCCCTTCGGCGCGCCGCAGTTCCCCAACGGCCCGGCGGCTTTCGGTGCGCGCGGCAAGATGGACAAATGCACCTTCTGCGCCGGCGGCCCCGAGGAGAACGGCTCGCAGGCCGAGTTCGACAAGTACGGCCGCAACCGCCTGGCCGAAGGCAAGCTGCCGCTGTGCGCCGAGATGTGTTCGACCAAGGCGCTGCTCGCCGGCGATGCGACCGAGATCTCCGATATCTTCCGCGACCGCGTCCTGCGCCGCGGCAAGGGCGTCGAGGCCTGGGGCTGGATGACCGCCTACGGCAAGGAAAAGGAGGGGGCGAAATGA
- a CDS encoding molybdopterin-dependent oxidoreductase, with product MLTRKSTQATGAARQLRSSAARHFGQTMDRRTFLKRSGLGMGAGALAAQLPYNLIGSADAASPEAAGATGDATVRRTVCTHCSVGCAIDAVVKNGVWIRQEPVFDSPINLGAHCAKGASIREHGHGEHRLKYPMKLVDGKYQKITWDQALQEVGDRLLKIRAESGPDAVYWIGSSKHSNEQAYLLRKFVSFFGTNNMDHQARICHSTTVAGVANTWGYGAMTNSYNDMQNAKAMLFIGSNAAEAHPVSLLHILHAKENGSKMVVVDPRFTRTAAKADYYVRIRSGTDIPFIWGMLYHIFQNGWEDQEYIRQRVYGLDKVREEVAKWTPDKVQEVTGIPEEQVLKVAETLAKNKPSTVVWCMGQTQHTVGNANVRAMCILQLVLGNVGVAGGGTNIFRGHDNVQGATDVGPNPDSLPGYYGLAAGSWKHWCKVWGVDYEWVKARYASEDLMTKSGITVSRWIDGVLENPEAIDQPGGNLRAVVYWGHAPNSQTRGAEMVEAMKKLDTLVVIDPYPSATASMAAMVRKDGVYLLPACTQFETSGSATASNRSLQWRDKVIEPLFESKPDHTIMYAFAKKFGFADELVKNIPLVKDKQGWDEPVTEDILREINRGTFTIGYSGQSPERLKLHMQNMATFDVKTLRATGGPCDGDYFGLPWPCYGTPELKHPGTPNLYDTSKHVMEGGGNFRANFGVERDGVSLLAEEGSASKGAELQMGYPEFDDVLLKKLGWWDELTDAEKAAAEGKNWKTDLSGGIIRVAMKNHGMHPFGNAKARALVWNFPDPVPLHREPIYSPRPDLVEKYPTHDDKMKFWRLPTLYKSLQDKVKDISKEYPLIMTSGRLVEYEGGGEETRSNPWLAELQQEMFAEVNPKDANDAGFRNGDYIWVESPTKAKLKVRAQVTQRVAPGTVFLPFHFSGWWSGKDMLEFYPEGAAPIVRGESVNHATTYGYDSVTMMQETKTTLCRVSKA from the coding sequence ATGCTTACGAGGAAATCCACCCAGGCGACGGGCGCGGCCCGTCAGCTGCGCAGCTCGGCGGCGCGGCACTTCGGCCAGACTATGGACCGGCGCACCTTCCTCAAGCGCTCGGGCCTCGGCATGGGCGCCGGCGCGCTGGCCGCACAGTTGCCCTACAACCTGATCGGCAGCGCCGACGCGGCGAGCCCCGAAGCGGCGGGCGCGACCGGCGACGCGACCGTGCGTCGTACCGTGTGCACGCACTGTTCGGTCGGCTGCGCGATCGACGCGGTCGTCAAGAACGGCGTGTGGATCCGTCAGGAGCCGGTGTTCGATTCGCCGATCAACCTCGGCGCGCACTGCGCCAAGGGCGCGTCGATCCGCGAGCACGGCCACGGCGAGCACCGCCTGAAGTACCCGATGAAGCTGGTCGACGGCAAGTACCAGAAGATCACGTGGGACCAGGCGCTCCAGGAAGTGGGCGACCGCCTGCTGAAGATCCGCGCAGAGTCCGGCCCCGACGCCGTGTACTGGATCGGATCAAGCAAGCACAGCAACGAGCAGGCCTACCTGCTGCGCAAGTTCGTGTCCTTCTTCGGCACGAACAACATGGACCACCAGGCGCGCATCTGCCACTCGACCACCGTCGCCGGCGTCGCCAACACCTGGGGTTACGGCGCGATGACGAACTCCTACAACGACATGCAGAACGCGAAGGCGATGCTGTTCATCGGCTCCAACGCCGCCGAGGCGCATCCGGTGTCGCTGCTGCACATCCTGCATGCGAAGGAGAACGGGTCGAAGATGGTCGTCGTCGACCCGCGCTTCACGCGCACCGCGGCGAAGGCCGACTATTACGTGCGCATCCGCTCGGGCACCGACATCCCCTTCATCTGGGGCATGCTGTACCACATCTTCCAGAACGGCTGGGAAGACCAGGAATACATCCGCCAGCGCGTGTACGGCCTCGACAAGGTGCGCGAGGAAGTCGCGAAGTGGACGCCGGACAAGGTGCAGGAAGTCACCGGCATCCCCGAGGAACAGGTGCTGAAAGTCGCCGAGACGCTGGCGAAGAACAAGCCCTCGACGGTCGTATGGTGCATGGGCCAGACCCAGCACACCGTCGGCAATGCCAACGTGCGCGCGATGTGCATCCTGCAGCTGGTGCTCGGTAACGTCGGTGTCGCCGGTGGCGGGACCAACATCTTCCGCGGTCACGACAACGTGCAGGGCGCGACCGACGTTGGCCCCAACCCCGACTCCCTGCCCGGCTACTACGGCCTCGCGGCGGGCTCGTGGAAGCACTGGTGCAAGGTGTGGGGCGTCGACTACGAGTGGGTCAAGGCGCGCTACGCCTCTGAAGACCTGATGACCAAATCGGGCATCACGGTGTCGCGCTGGATCGACGGCGTGCTCGAGAACCCGGAAGCCATCGACCAGCCCGGCGGCAACCTGCGCGCAGTGGTCTACTGGGGCCACGCGCCGAACTCGCAGACGCGCGGCGCCGAGATGGTCGAGGCGATGAAGAAGCTCGACACGCTGGTCGTCATCGACCCCTACCCGTCGGCCACCGCGTCGATGGCGGCGATGGTCAGGAAGGACGGCGTCTATCTGCTGCCGGCGTGTACCCAGTTCGAGACCTCCGGCTCGGCCACCGCGTCGAACCGCTCGCTGCAGTGGCGCGACAAGGTCATCGAGCCGCTGTTCGAGTCCAAGCCCGACCACACCATCATGTACGCCTTCGCGAAGAAGTTCGGCTTCGCCGACGAGCTCGTGAAGAACATCCCGCTGGTGAAGGACAAGCAGGGCTGGGACGAGCCGGTGACCGAGGACATCCTGCGCGAGATCAACCGCGGCACATTCACGATCGGCTACAGCGGCCAGTCGCCCGAGCGGCTCAAGCTGCACATGCAGAACATGGCCACCTTCGACGTGAAGACGCTGCGCGCCACCGGCGGCCCGTGCGACGGCGACTACTTCGGCCTGCCCTGGCCGTGCTACGGCACGCCCGAGCTCAAGCATCCGGGCACGCCCAACCTCTACGACACCTCGAAGCACGTCATGGAAGGCGGCGGCAACTTCCGCGCCAACTTCGGCGTCGAGCGGGACGGCGTGTCGCTGCTGGCCGAGGAGGGCTCCGCCTCCAAGGGCGCCGAGCTGCAGATGGGCTATCCCGAGTTCGATGACGTGTTGTTGAAGAAGCTCGGCTGGTGGGACGAGCTCACCGACGCCGAGAAGGCCGCCGCCGAGGGCAAGAACTGGAAGACCGACCTCTCCGGCGGCATCATCCGCGTCGCGATGAAGAACCACGGCATGCACCCCTTCGGCAACGCCAAGGCGCGCGCGCTGGTGTGGAACTTCCCCGACCCGGTGCCGCTGCACCGCGAACCGATCTACTCGCCGCGCCCGGATCTGGTCGAGAAGTACCCCACGCACGACGACAAGATGAAGTTCTGGCGCCTGCCGACGCTGTACAAGTCGCTCCAGGACAAGGTCAAGGACATCTCCAAGGAGTATCCGTTGATCATGACCTCGGGGCGTCTCGTCGAGTACGAGGGTGGCGGTGAGGAGACGCGCTCCAACCCGTGGCTCGCCGAGCTGCAGCAGGAGATGTTCGCCGAGGTGAATCCCAAGGACGCCAACGACGCCGGCTTCCGCAACGGCGACTACATCTGGGTCGAATCGCCGACCAAGGCGAAGCTGAAAGTCCGCGCGCAGGTCACGCAGCGCGTCGCGCCCGGCACCGTGTTCCTGCCCTTCCACTTCTCCGGCTGGTGGTCGGGCAAGGACATGCTCGAGTTCTACCCGGAAGGGGCGGCGCCGATCGTGCGCGGGGAATCGGTCAACCACGCGACGACCTACGGCTACGACTCGGTGACGATGATGCAGGAAACCAAGACGACGCTTTGCCGCGTGTCGAAGGCCTGA
- the pbpC gene encoding penicillin-binding protein 1C, with the protein MSHRLRLALAAALALLLLADQLFPPPLPGRAAPHAQVVLARDGTPLRAFPDRTHIWRHPVREDEVSPRYLEALIAYEDRFFHWHPGVNPLALLRAAGQWATSGRVVSGGSTLTMQVARILDPTPHTLRGKLRQMARALQLELRLSKREILELYLGYAPMGGVLEGVEAASRAYLGKPAARLTESEAALLTVLPQAPSLLRPDRYPERARAARDKVLARMAPHWGAERVREAREEPVIAQTVREPLLAPLFAERVRRERPRQPRVETTLDAGMQSMVEQLIASRLSVLPPRVSMAALVVDNATLEVLAYAGSADFADESRFSHVDMVRAMRSPGSTLKPFLYGLALDEGLIHSESLLADVPQSFSGYQPGNFQANFSGPVGVSQALQKSLNVPAVEVLDHLGPQRFVAQLRRGGLRLELPRGAGPNLSVILGGAATSLEGLVGAYTSFARGGIAARPRYAQDAPLEETRMMSAGAAFIVRDILESGGPLARAVEGGVGVRRGIAFKTGTSFGFRDAWSVGVSDRLTVGVWVGRPDGTPNPGFFGANIAAPLLIDVFAAVDGAPPGPRVPPEGVSQAKICWPLGTWSADLPPGLCHEQRTAWILNGAAPPTFPDRLRGGTPRYTDYRDAESGLRVRAGCAPGEMRAVEMARWPAALEPWLDSGTRRHALPPAWAPACKDAVAPEAGLKIVGVTDGETIRRAGTGPAPELRLEARGGQDTLTWLVNGVQVGRVAAGRSLLWKFPVAGPYRITALDEAGRFDSVEISVRE; encoded by the coding sequence ATGAGCCACCGCCTGCGCCTTGCGCTCGCGGCGGCGCTGGCCCTGCTGCTCCTGGCGGACCAGCTCTTCCCGCCGCCCCTCCCCGGGCGCGCGGCACCGCATGCGCAGGTGGTGCTGGCGCGCGACGGCACCCCGTTGCGCGCCTTCCCCGACCGCACCCACATCTGGCGCCATCCCGTCCGTGAGGACGAGGTGTCGCCGCGCTACCTCGAGGCCCTGATCGCCTACGAGGACCGCTTCTTCCACTGGCATCCCGGCGTGAATCCGCTGGCGCTGCTGCGCGCCGCGGGACAGTGGGCGACCAGCGGCCGTGTCGTTTCGGGCGGCTCGACGCTGACGATGCAGGTCGCGCGCATCCTCGATCCGACGCCGCACACGCTGCGCGGCAAGCTGCGCCAGATGGCACGCGCGCTGCAGCTGGAACTGCGGCTGTCCAAGCGCGAGATCCTCGAGCTCTACCTCGGCTATGCGCCGATGGGCGGCGTGCTCGAAGGGGTCGAGGCGGCCAGCCGGGCCTATCTCGGCAAGCCCGCGGCACGCCTGACCGAATCTGAGGCCGCGCTGCTGACGGTGCTGCCGCAGGCCCCCTCGCTGCTGCGCCCGGACCGCTATCCCGAACGCGCGCGGGCGGCGCGCGACAAGGTGCTGGCGCGCATGGCGCCGCACTGGGGCGCCGAGCGCGTGCGCGAGGCGCGCGAGGAGCCGGTGATCGCACAGACGGTACGCGAACCCCTGCTCGCGCCGCTGTTCGCCGAGCGCGTGCGCCGCGAGCGCCCCCGCCAGCCGCGCGTGGAGACGACGCTGGATGCGGGCATGCAGAGTATGGTCGAACAGCTCATCGCATCGCGGCTGTCGGTGCTGCCGCCGCGCGTGTCGATGGCGGCGCTGGTGGTCGACAACGCGACGCTGGAAGTGCTCGCGTACGCGGGCTCCGCCGACTTCGCCGACGAGAGCCGCTTCTCGCACGTGGACATGGTGCGGGCGATGCGCTCGCCCGGCTCGACGCTGAAGCCCTTCCTCTACGGGCTGGCGCTCGACGAGGGCCTGATCCATTCCGAATCGCTGCTGGCCGACGTACCGCAGTCATTTTCCGGCTACCAGCCGGGCAACTTCCAGGCGAACTTCAGCGGCCCGGTCGGCGTGTCGCAGGCGCTGCAGAAGTCGCTGAACGTGCCGGCCGTGGAGGTGCTGGACCATCTCGGGCCGCAGCGCTTCGTCGCGCAGCTGCGCCGCGGCGGCCTCAGGCTCGAACTGCCGCGGGGCGCCGGGCCCAACCTCAGCGTGATCCTCGGCGGCGCCGCGACGAGCCTGGAAGGCCTGGTCGGCGCCTATACCTCGTTCGCGCGCGGCGGCATCGCCGCCCGGCCGCGCTACGCGCAGGACGCCCCGCTCGAGGAGACGCGCATGATGAGCGCGGGCGCGGCCTTCATCGTGCGCGACATCCTCGAATCGGGCGGGCCGCTGGCGCGCGCGGTCGAAGGCGGGGTCGGCGTGCGGCGCGGCATCGCCTTCAAGACCGGCACGAGCTTCGGCTTCCGCGACGCCTGGTCGGTCGGCGTCAGCGACCGCCTGACGGTGGGCGTGTGGGTCGGCCGCCCCGACGGCACGCCCAACCCCGGTTTCTTCGGCGCGAACATCGCCGCGCCGCTGCTGATCGACGTTTTCGCCGCGGTCGATGGCGCGCCGCCCGGCCCACGCGTCCCGCCCGAGGGGGTATCGCAGGCAAAGATCTGCTGGCCGCTGGGCACCTGGAGCGCGGACCTCCCGCCCGGGCTGTGCCACGAACAGCGCACCGCCTGGATCCTCAACGGCGCCGCGCCGCCGACCTTTCCCGACCGCCTGCGCGGCGGCACGCCCCGTTACACGGACTACCGCGACGCGGAAAGCGGCCTGCGGGTGCGTGCCGGCTGCGCGCCCGGCGAGATGCGCGCGGTGGAGATGGCACGCTGGCCGGCCGCGCTCGAACCCTGGCTGGACAGCGGGACCCGACGACACGCCCTGCCCCCCGCATGGGCGCCGGCGTGCAAGGATGCCGTCGCGCCCGAGGCGGGACTGAAGATCGTCGGCGTCACCGACGGGGAGACGATACGTCGCGCCGGCACCGGCCCTGCCCCCGAGCTGCGGCTGGAGGCCCGCGGCGGGCAAGACACCCTGACCTGGCTCGTGAACGGCGTGCAGGTCGGGCGCGTGGCGGCCGGCCGGTCGCTGCTGTGGAAATTTCCCGTCGCCGGCCCGTACCGGATCACGGCGCTGGACGAAGCGGGCCGCTTCGACAGCGTGGAGATCAGCGTCCGCGAGTGA
- a CDS encoding HD-GYP domain-containing protein, which produces MPDPLPKVGVEQLQVGMFVSLDMPWLDHPFLVNSFRINSEKQLRALRELGLPRIAYDPARSAVAPRESAGAPPAPPAAAPGPDSGTLIAAKRQGATRMAEQRELIRSCEKAYGQCVDSTRNLIADLLREPAAATALAGAMVGELTSTFLDDPGATVMLVASRKRDDATNQHALNVMILTMILAKGLGLKREVFEAAGMGALLHDIGAKRINPIVLRTKERSRPEESLYRMHGEYGLQIVGKHVSSSVCAIIREHHECVDGSGFPAGRKGPDINPLARMVAIANRYDNLCNPHSLAEALTPAEALSQMYAREAAHFDAFMLSTFIKELGIYPPGSFVRLSTGSIAIVVAVTRGNTLKPTVLVYEPGVPRRDALVLSLADSDEVTIDAVLKPRGLPREIVDYLNPRMNLAYFAQRAHG; this is translated from the coding sequence ATGCCGGACCCACTCCCGAAAGTCGGCGTCGAACAACTGCAGGTAGGCATGTTCGTGTCGCTGGACATGCCTTGGCTCGACCACCCCTTCCTGGTCAATTCCTTCCGCATCAACAGCGAGAAGCAGCTGCGGGCCTTGCGCGAACTCGGCCTGCCCCGCATCGCCTACGATCCCGCCCGCTCGGCGGTCGCGCCGCGCGAGTCGGCAGGCGCCCCGCCGGCGCCGCCCGCAGCGGCGCCCGGACCGGACAGCGGCACCCTGATCGCGGCCAAGCGCCAGGGCGCGACACGCATGGCGGAGCAGCGCGAACTCATCCGCAGCTGCGAGAAGGCCTACGGGCAATGCGTCGATTCGACCCGGAACCTGATCGCCGACCTGCTGCGCGAGCCCGCGGCGGCCACCGCACTGGCCGGTGCCATGGTCGGAGAGCTCACATCGACCTTCCTCGACGACCCCGGCGCGACCGTGATGCTGGTCGCCTCGCGCAAGCGCGACGATGCGACGAACCAGCACGCGCTCAACGTCATGATCCTGACGATGATCCTCGCGAAGGGCCTGGGGCTGAAGCGCGAGGTGTTCGAAGCGGCCGGCATGGGCGCGCTGCTGCACGACATCGGCGCCAAGCGGATCAATCCCATCGTGTTGCGCACCAAGGAACGCAGCCGCCCGGAAGAGTCCCTCTACCGCATGCACGGCGAGTACGGACTGCAGATTGTCGGCAAGCACGTCTCGTCCTCGGTGTGCGCGATCATCCGCGAACATCACGAATGCGTGGACGGCAGCGGTTTCCCGGCCGGCCGCAAGGGTCCGGACATCAACCCGCTCGCGCGCATGGTTGCGATCGCGAACCGCTACGACAACCTGTGCAATCCCCATTCGCTCGCCGAGGCCCTGACGCCCGCGGAAGCGCTGTCGCAGATGTATGCGCGCGAGGCCGCGCATTTCGACGCCTTCATGCTGTCGACCTTCATCAAGGAGCTGGGGATCTATCCGCCCGGCTCCTTCGTGCGCCTGTCGACCGGCTCGATCGCGATCGTCGTTGCGGTCACGCGGGGCAACACGCTCAAGCCGACCGTGCTGGTGTACGAACCCGGCGTGCCGCGCCGCGATGCGCTGGTGCTGAGCCTTGCCGACTCCGACGAGGTCACGATCGACGCCGTGCTCAAGCCGCGCGGGCTGCCGCGCGAAATCGTCGATTACCTCAATCCGCGCATGAACCTCGCGTACTTCGCGCAGCGCGCGCACGGCTGA